Part of the Pedobacter roseus genome is shown below.
GAAAACCTGCATGTTAAGGCAGGACAGGTTTTACTCACTATTAAAAAAGAGAATATCGAAAGTCAGGATGCGCTAAACCAGTTTCAGCAAACTGATGTTGAAGACCAGCTGCATGACCTTGGCCTGTTGATCAATGCTTATAAAAGAAACGACTGGTCTAAAAAACTACCCTTAAAATCTGGTGTTTATGGTCAGCAATACAGTTTGTTTATGCAACGGGTTACGGAGGCCAAAGCCCGTTACCAACTCGCTTATAAAAATTACGACCGTTATGCATACCTCTATAAAAGAAAAGCTGTTTCGGCCCTTGAATATGATGAGGTAAAACTTAAAAAAGATAATGTATTTAACGAGCTTTCTTTAATTGGGGAAGAGCAAGGGAGTAAATGGCAAACGGAACTTAACCAGTTGAATATCCAGAACCAGCAATTGGATTCGCGTGATCGGCAATATCAGGAGGAAAAAGAATTTTATACCATTAAAGCGCCTTTAACGGGTACCGTGCAGCAGCTAAAAGGTATCCAGCCGGGAAGTTCCATTTCGGCCAACGAAATTTTAGGCGAAATTTCGCCAGATTCAGGCCTTATTGCCGAAACTTATGTACAGCCAAAAGATATCGGCTTGTTACATGTAGGCACCAAAGCCAGGTTTCAG
Proteins encoded:
- a CDS encoding HlyD family secretion protein encodes the protein MDSDKYIFPKEVIENTAEYHFHTHNSYTKIIYQVILAVLILAFLAMFLIKVDVNVKSTGLFRPTAERNEIKPLIAGRIDSLFIKENLHVKAGQVLLTIKKENIESQDALNQFQQTDVEDQLHDLGLLINAYKRNDWSKKLPLKSGVYGQQYSLFMQRVTEAKARYQLAYKNYDRYAYLYKRKAVSALEYDEVKLKKDNVFNELSLIGEEQGSKWQTELNQLNIQNQQLDSRDRQYQEEKEFYTIKAPLTGTVQQLKGIQPGSSISANEILGEISPDSGLIAETYVQPKDIGLLHVGTKARFQIDAYNYNEWGMATGKVISISSDVFMQNGAQPFFKVRCLLDKNSLKLRNGYVGKIKKGMTLQARFFVTRRTLFQLLYDKADDWLNPNVIPQSKETQVTRL